One Sphaerisporangium krabiense DNA segment encodes these proteins:
- a CDS encoding toxin glutamine deamidase domain-containing protein, which yields MTTLEWPAAPGWRGPEDDWFDTRERPVRLDASRPYGTPGGLVWPDPELQRDLCQAVPEGARFPDPRGIWIRLVNGEGPAEDPFRATNALDCALAVISTWHGEPVVAAARLPEYDRLGRPSLAGEVGGVARAERWLGHRFEYVGQGRRAYTAVARRLRSGGHGAAAVLVTRWSSGGAHAWNALNSAGEVVWVDGQRGRASVDPLPGPVTGVFCVAIDRRGRRL from the coding sequence GTGACGACCCTTGAGTGGCCGGCCGCGCCGGGGTGGCGGGGGCCCGAGGATGACTGGTTCGACACGCGGGAGCGTCCGGTCAGGCTGGACGCGAGCAGGCCGTACGGCACCCCGGGAGGGCTCGTCTGGCCCGATCCCGAGCTGCAGCGCGACCTGTGTCAGGCCGTGCCTGAGGGGGCGCGTTTCCCCGATCCGCGTGGCATCTGGATCCGGCTGGTCAACGGCGAAGGGCCTGCCGAGGATCCGTTCCGGGCCACCAACGCGCTGGACTGCGCGCTGGCGGTGATCTCCACCTGGCACGGCGAGCCGGTCGTGGCCGCGGCGCGCCTGCCCGAGTACGACCGGCTCGGCAGGCCCTCGCTGGCGGGGGAGGTGGGCGGGGTGGCGCGGGCCGAGCGGTGGCTGGGGCACCGGTTCGAGTACGTCGGGCAGGGCCGCCGGGCGTACACGGCCGTCGCGCGGCGGCTGCGTTCGGGCGGGCACGGCGCGGCGGCCGTCCTGGTCACCCGCTGGTCCTCCGGCGGCGCCCACGCCTGGAACGCCCTGAACAGCGCGGGCGAGGTCGTCTGGGTGGACGGCCAACGCGGGCGCGCCTCCGTGGACCCCCTGCCGGGCCCGGTCACCGGAGTCTTCTGCGTGGCGATCGACCGCCGGGGGAGACGACTGTGA